A stretch of Myxococcus hansupus DNA encodes these proteins:
- a CDS encoding pyridoxal phosphate-dependent aminotransferase: protein MKLARRLQAIKPSPTLALNSRAKALAAKGVDVVVLAAGEPDFDTPDYVKQAAVDALRAGFTKYTATNGIPELREAICTKLERDNGLRYTPDQVLVTSGGKQALYNFCQAALEEGDEVIIFSPFWVSYPDMVRLAGGTPVIVPTREEDGFAPAPDAIRRALTPNTRAVIINSPGNPTGAVYSRAALEAIAEVLRPHDCLIVTDDIYEKLLYTDERLGISDVAPDLVPRLVVVNGMSKAYSMTGWRLGYIAGPKPLVSAMQMVQDQSTSNASSIGQKAALAALQGPPDTITAMVKEYRERRDFFVAGLNALDGVRCRMPEGAFYAFADVRGLLGRSYKGNPVTSSMQLSEILLDDFRVAAVPGEPFGADGYIRMSFVTSREVLEKGLARLGALVKALS from the coding sequence ATGAAACTCGCTCGCCGGCTCCAGGCCATCAAGCCGTCTCCGACGCTCGCTCTCAACTCGCGCGCCAAGGCGCTCGCCGCCAAGGGTGTGGACGTGGTGGTCCTGGCCGCGGGAGAGCCGGACTTCGACACGCCGGACTACGTGAAGCAGGCCGCGGTGGACGCGCTGCGCGCGGGTTTCACCAAGTACACCGCCACCAACGGCATCCCGGAGCTGCGCGAGGCCATCTGCACCAAGCTCGAGCGGGACAACGGCCTTCGCTACACGCCGGACCAGGTGCTCGTCACATCCGGCGGGAAGCAGGCGCTCTACAACTTCTGTCAGGCGGCGCTGGAGGAGGGTGACGAAGTCATCATCTTCTCGCCCTTCTGGGTCAGCTATCCGGACATGGTGCGCCTGGCGGGCGGCACGCCCGTCATCGTCCCCACGCGGGAGGAGGACGGCTTCGCGCCGGCCCCGGACGCCATCCGCCGCGCGCTCACGCCCAACACGCGCGCCGTCATCATCAACAGCCCGGGCAACCCCACCGGCGCGGTGTATTCGCGCGCCGCGCTGGAGGCCATCGCCGAGGTGCTGCGCCCGCACGACTGCCTCATCGTCACCGACGACATCTACGAGAAGCTGCTCTACACCGACGAGCGCCTGGGCATCAGCGACGTGGCGCCGGACCTGGTGCCGCGGCTGGTGGTCGTCAACGGCATGAGCAAGGCGTACTCCATGACGGGCTGGCGCCTGGGCTACATCGCCGGGCCGAAGCCGTTGGTGTCCGCCATGCAGATGGTGCAGGACCAGTCCACCTCCAACGCCTCGTCCATTGGCCAGAAGGCGGCGCTGGCGGCGCTCCAGGGGCCGCCGGACACCATCACCGCGATGGTGAAGGAGTACCGCGAGCGCCGTGACTTCTTCGTTGCGGGGCTGAACGCGCTGGACGGCGTGCGCTGCCGGATGCCCGAGGGCGCCTTCTACGCGTTCGCGGACGTGCGGGGCCTGCTGGGACGCTCCTACAAGGGCAATCCGGTGACCTCCTCGATGCAGCTCTCAGAGATTCTCCTGGACGACTTCCGCGTCGCCGCCGTGCCCGGCGAGCCCTTTGGCGCGGATGGCTACATCCGCATGAGCTTCGTCACCTCGCGCGAGGTGCTGGAGAAGGGCCTCGCCCGGCTGGGAGCGCTGGTCAAGGCCCTGAGCTGA
- a CDS encoding SRPBCC family protein codes for MTSPNGRTDKASRTIAASAATIYRAFVEPDAVATWLPPEGMKGHIQVFDPRAGGTYRMTLTYERSEHPAPGKSSEREDIVNGQFVELVPDARVVQRFEFESDDPAFAGTMTMTWKLTPRAEGTEVTIVCENVPAGIRQEDHLAGMTSTLANLAAFVEAPRD; via the coding sequence ATGACTTCCCCGAACGGAAGAACCGATAAAGCCTCGCGCACCATCGCGGCGTCAGCGGCCACGATCTACCGTGCCTTCGTGGAACCCGACGCGGTGGCCACCTGGCTTCCCCCCGAAGGAATGAAGGGCCACATCCAGGTCTTCGACCCCCGCGCTGGCGGGACGTACCGGATGACGCTCACATACGAGCGCTCGGAGCATCCGGCACCGGGCAAGAGCTCGGAGCGTGAAGACATCGTCAACGGCCAGTTCGTGGAGCTGGTCCCCGACGCGCGCGTGGTGCAGCGCTTCGAGTTCGAATCCGATGACCCGGCCTTCGCCGGCACGATGACCATGACCTGGAAGCTGACCCCGCGGGCGGAAGGCACCGAGGTCACCATCGTCTGCGAGAACGTCCCCGCGGGCATCCGGCAGGAAGACCACCTCGCGGGGATGACCTCGACGTTGGCCAACCTCGCGGCCTTCGTCGAAGCACCGCGAGACTGA
- a CDS encoding WG repeat-containing protein, with amino-acid sequence MPSGHGYIDLEGKLVIPTTHKNLFRFNEGLVRLRLAEGGWAFIDPQGKEQLRVERAMYGFSDGLALTGEGFVNPQGTVVLPVRFLSNFTRYAVNGKTYALVRHFSDGLAAVTPSGAAASDKYINKAGEVVLDGFGGGLARSFAHGKAQVALKKPPKGEASRLIDTKGECLASYPFKSMGLRAKEGLTLVHQGKKFGFVDDAGAWVLEPQWSSWAEDLSECFFSEGLCPVKVKGQYGFIDRSGQQVIPAIYDAVMGGFFQGVAPVKQGTRFGYLHPDGSWALEPRFTMAQPFADGRAAVAFDD; translated from the coding sequence ATGCCCAGCGGCCACGGCTATATCGACCTCGAGGGGAAGCTCGTCATTCCCACGACTCACAAGAATCTCTTCCGCTTCAACGAAGGGCTCGTGCGCCTGCGTCTCGCCGAGGGCGGCTGGGCCTTCATCGACCCGCAGGGGAAGGAACAGCTTCGCGTGGAGCGCGCCATGTACGGCTTCAGTGACGGGCTGGCGCTGACGGGCGAGGGCTTCGTCAATCCACAGGGCACCGTGGTGCTGCCGGTCCGGTTCCTCTCCAACTTCACCCGGTACGCCGTGAACGGGAAGACCTACGCCCTCGTGCGCCACTTCAGCGATGGGCTGGCCGCCGTGACGCCCTCGGGCGCGGCGGCGTCGGACAAGTACATCAACAAGGCGGGCGAGGTCGTGCTCGACGGCTTCGGGGGCGGGCTGGCGAGGTCGTTCGCCCATGGCAAGGCGCAGGTCGCGCTGAAGAAGCCCCCCAAGGGCGAGGCGAGCCGGCTCATCGACACGAAGGGCGAGTGCCTGGCCAGCTACCCGTTCAAGAGCATGGGCCTCCGCGCCAAGGAGGGCCTCACGCTGGTCCACCAGGGCAAGAAGTTCGGCTTCGTGGACGATGCCGGCGCCTGGGTCCTGGAGCCCCAGTGGTCCTCGTGGGCCGAGGACCTGAGCGAGTGCTTCTTCTCCGAAGGGCTTTGCCCCGTGAAGGTGAAGGGCCAGTACGGCTTCATCGACCGTTCGGGCCAACAGGTGATTCCCGCCATCTACGACGCCGTGATGGGCGGCTTCTTCCAGGGCGTGGCGCCGGTCAAACAAGGCACGCGGTTCGGCTACCTCCACCCGGATGGGAGCTGGGCACTGGAACCCCGCTTCACCATGGCCCAGCCCTTCGCGGATGGACGGGCCGCGGTGGCGTTCGACGATTGA
- a CDS encoding methyl-accepting chemotaxis protein, which produces MELREGWRYRWGDSPLGPDGVPLWAQENGAEGWQSVPALQVPPGRGDHTMLWLSIPIPNADWGDLALLLGSVSNAFEIYAGGKRVHVSGIINPEGHETRQSILTQMIPLPASAQGTRVLLRIQSTTKTIGVSQLARVGAQHQVMARIVREGLAAFVTGTLLFIIALVALGMALQGRQRRMLAALAVFAGGSGVLLACMSNVLALAWDVEGSVAQVTFLGAYCMLPGLGWFIRESILENRLRWFRVLVGSVSLSAAFQAVLVLVDLRLASQVFQLTMLYSIPCLLTYVVVVLVAAYRGNVDARIFSAGLGLLTVCLVIAMLPMLGWAPVQGAFAHWGFMALTASLVGIVARRFIQVARSLVSHARQLDARRKDVQDLAKGMGRGAGELVSVAQGLRASSEEQTTGVSRQTLALKELDQTVQEIRQGSAVTDEKARVLAQSVVEAEEAGREGGAAIARTLTNLEGIGVEVTEMAQRILALDARTREIAGIVDTVKGLADQSNMLAVNAAIEAARSGEHGRGFAVVSREVRSLADQSVVATQRIREVLEGVSADMRDAAKTSEQGVHRVKVSLEAVRISGTQLQRLTGIISDTSNSVRQISAAVSQQNAGTAQIAVAIQDMSSQMQKTLNAVQATRNVARSVQTLAEDMSGSAQKALESGALSA; this is translated from the coding sequence ATGGAGCTGCGGGAGGGTTGGCGCTACCGCTGGGGTGATTCACCCCTGGGGCCCGACGGCGTGCCGCTCTGGGCCCAGGAGAACGGCGCCGAGGGCTGGCAGTCCGTGCCGGCGCTCCAGGTGCCTCCAGGCCGAGGCGACCACACCATGCTGTGGTTGAGCATCCCCATCCCCAATGCGGACTGGGGCGACCTGGCGCTGCTGCTGGGCTCCGTCTCCAACGCCTTCGAAATCTACGCCGGCGGCAAACGCGTCCACGTCAGCGGAATCATCAACCCCGAGGGCCATGAGACGCGGCAGTCCATCCTCACGCAGATGATTCCCCTGCCCGCCTCGGCCCAGGGCACGCGGGTGCTGCTGCGCATCCAGAGCACCACGAAGACGATTGGCGTGAGTCAGCTCGCCCGCGTGGGCGCGCAGCACCAGGTGATGGCGCGCATCGTCCGCGAGGGACTGGCGGCCTTCGTCACGGGAACGCTGCTGTTCATCATCGCGCTGGTGGCACTGGGCATGGCGCTCCAGGGACGGCAGCGGCGCATGCTGGCGGCGCTCGCGGTGTTCGCGGGCGGCTCGGGCGTGCTGCTGGCCTGCATGAGCAACGTCCTGGCCCTGGCCTGGGACGTGGAAGGGTCCGTGGCGCAGGTCACCTTCCTAGGGGCCTACTGCATGCTGCCGGGCCTGGGCTGGTTCATCCGGGAGAGCATCCTCGAGAACCGGCTGCGTTGGTTCCGGGTGCTGGTGGGGTCCGTGTCGCTGTCCGCGGCCTTCCAGGCCGTGCTCGTCCTGGTGGACCTGCGGCTCGCGAGCCAGGTGTTCCAGCTCACCATGCTCTATTCTATCCCCTGCCTGCTGACGTATGTCGTCGTCGTGCTCGTCGCCGCGTACCGCGGCAATGTCGACGCGCGCATCTTCAGCGCCGGGCTGGGGCTGCTCACCGTCTGCCTGGTCATCGCCATGTTGCCGATGCTGGGCTGGGCGCCGGTGCAAGGCGCGTTCGCCCACTGGGGCTTCATGGCGCTCACCGCGTCGCTGGTGGGCATCGTCGCCCGGCGGTTCATCCAGGTGGCGCGCTCGCTGGTGTCCCACGCCAGGCAGTTGGACGCGCGCCGCAAGGACGTGCAGGACCTGGCGAAAGGCATGGGCCGGGGCGCCGGGGAGCTGGTGAGCGTGGCGCAGGGCCTGCGGGCCTCCAGCGAGGAGCAGACCACGGGCGTCAGCCGTCAGACGCTCGCGCTGAAGGAGCTGGACCAGACGGTGCAAGAAATCCGTCAGGGCTCGGCGGTGACGGATGAGAAGGCCCGGGTGCTCGCCCAGTCCGTGGTGGAGGCGGAGGAGGCCGGGCGCGAGGGTGGCGCGGCCATTGCTCGGACGCTGACGAACCTGGAAGGCATCGGCGTGGAGGTGACGGAGATGGCCCAGCGCATCCTCGCGCTCGACGCGCGGACGCGGGAGATCGCCGGCATCGTGGACACGGTGAAGGGGCTGGCGGACCAGTCCAACATGCTGGCCGTCAACGCGGCCATCGAGGCGGCGCGCAGCGGGGAGCATGGCCGGGGCTTCGCGGTGGTGTCACGCGAGGTGCGCAGCCTCGCGGACCAGTCCGTCGTCGCCACCCAGCGCATCCGCGAGGTGCTCGAGGGCGTGAGCGCGGACATGCGCGACGCGGCGAAGACGAGCGAACAGGGCGTGCACCGGGTGAAGGTGAGCCTGGAGGCGGTGCGAATCTCCGGCACCCAGCTCCAGCGGCTGACGGGCATCATCAGCGACACCAGCAACAGCGTCCGGCAGATTTCCGCCGCCGTGTCCCAACAGAACGCGGGCACCGCGCAGATCGCCGTGGCCATTCAGGACATGTCCTCGCAGATGCAGAAGACGCTGAACGCCGTGCAGGCCACGCGCAACGTGGCGCGCTCCGTCCAGACGCTGGCCGAGGACATGTCCGGTTCGGCCCAGAAGGCCCTCGAGTCGGGCGCGCTGTCGGCCTGA
- the coaD gene encoding pantetheine-phosphate adenylyltransferase — protein sequence MPVAIYPGSFDPLTNGHLSLIQRSLKMFDRLIVAIAVNPKKTPLFSEDERRALIREAVQDERVEVDAFHGLLVDYVRRRNAGVIVRGLRAVSDFEYEFQLANMNRKLAPDVETVFMMTGEDYFYISSNLVREVASFGGDVTGLVPPNVHQGLKAKFAGKK from the coding sequence ATGCCGGTCGCCATCTATCCTGGTTCCTTTGATCCGCTCACCAACGGGCACCTGAGCCTCATTCAGCGCAGCCTGAAGATGTTCGATCGGCTCATCGTCGCCATCGCGGTGAACCCGAAGAAGACCCCGCTGTTCTCCGAGGACGAGCGCCGCGCGCTGATTCGCGAGGCCGTCCAGGACGAGCGTGTGGAGGTGGACGCCTTCCACGGCCTGCTGGTGGACTACGTGCGCCGCCGCAACGCGGGCGTCATCGTCCGCGGGCTGCGGGCCGTGTCGGACTTCGAATACGAGTTCCAACTGGCCAACATGAACCGGAAGCTCGCGCCGGACGTCGAGACGGTCTTCATGATGACGGGGGAGGACTACTTCTACATCTCCTCCAACCTCGTCCGGGAAGTGGCCTCCTTCGGGGGCGACGTCACCGGGCTGGTGCCCCCCAACGTTCATCAGGGGCTGAAGGCGAAGTTCGCTGGAAAGAAGTAG
- the carB gene encoding carbamoyl-phosphate synthase large subunit, producing MPKRTDIRKVLVIGSGPIVIGQAVEFDYSGTQAIKALRDEGVEVVLLNSNPATVMTDPEFAHRTYIEPITVEAAERILASERPDSLLPTMGGQTALNLAKALAEQGILDKYGVRLIGASLEAINKAEDRQLFKAAMQKIGVALPKSGYATTLDQAMQLVEDIGFPAIIRPSFTLGGTGGGIAYNREEFETICRSGLKASPTSTILVEESVLGWKEYELEVVRDTADNVIIVCSIENLDPMGVHTGDSITVAPAQTLTDREYQRMRQASLAIIREIGVDTGGSNIQFGIHPKDGRMVVIEMNPRVSRSSALASKATGYPIAKIAAKLALGYTLDELRNDITRDTPASFEPTLDYVVVKVPRFNFEKFPHADRTLTTSMRSVGEVMAIGRTFPEAYMKALRSMELGRVGLESPELPTEKEEREKVLREALRIPRPERPWFVAQAFREGLTVEDVHALSAIDPWFLRYIQMLVNEAQSLQEYGRLDQLPDDVLRQAKAHGFSDKYLGKLLGYPEEEVRAHRHSRNIRPVFKRVDTCAAEFEAYTPYLYSTYEEEDEAPPTDRQKVLILGSGPIRIGQGIEFDYACVHAAFALREAGYETVMVNCNPETVSTDYDTSDRLYFEPLTIEDVLEVSQREKPVGAIVQFGGQTPLRISVPLEKAGLPILGTPPDAIDRAEDRERFSKLIEKLGLKQPENGVARSHAEAFKVAERIGYPVMVRPSYVLGGRAMETVYDVSSLERYMREAVSASPEHPVLIDRFLKEAIEVDLDLVADRTGAVMIGGVLEHIQEAGVHSGDAAATLPPHSLSPDLVERMKDQAIALARELGVVGLMNVQFAIQGKTIYILEVNPRASRTVPFISKATGVAMAKIAALCMVGKTLKELGATQEPEFKHVAVKESVFPFARFAGVDVILGPEMKSTGEVMGLANDYASAFAKSQLAAGVKLPKSGKVFISVKDDDKPAVVDLARRLRNMGFTLIVTAGTHTYLATKGIEAQVVQKVKEGRPNIVDKIVDGEIVLVINTTFGKQEIADSFSIRRESLMHSVPYYTTVQAARMAVGALESLKRADLEVKPLQEYLGINAAPAGMPRR from the coding sequence ATGCCCAAGCGTACCGATATCCGCAAGGTTCTGGTGATTGGCTCGGGTCCGATTGTCATCGGGCAGGCCGTCGAGTTCGACTACTCCGGTACACAGGCCATCAAGGCTCTCCGGGATGAAGGCGTGGAGGTGGTGCTGCTCAACAGCAACCCCGCCACCGTGATGACGGACCCTGAGTTCGCGCATCGCACCTACATCGAGCCGATTACCGTCGAGGCGGCCGAGCGCATTCTCGCCTCCGAGCGTCCTGATTCGTTGCTCCCCACCATGGGCGGCCAGACGGCGCTCAACCTCGCCAAGGCGCTGGCGGAGCAGGGCATCCTGGACAAGTACGGGGTGCGGCTCATCGGCGCGTCGCTGGAGGCCATCAACAAGGCCGAGGACCGTCAGCTCTTCAAGGCGGCCATGCAGAAGATTGGCGTGGCGCTGCCCAAGAGCGGCTACGCGACGACGCTGGACCAGGCGATGCAACTGGTGGAGGACATCGGCTTCCCCGCCATCATCCGCCCGTCCTTCACGCTGGGCGGCACCGGCGGTGGCATCGCGTACAACCGCGAGGAGTTCGAGACCATCTGCCGCTCTGGCCTGAAGGCCAGCCCCACCTCCACCATCCTGGTGGAGGAGAGCGTGCTGGGCTGGAAGGAGTACGAGCTCGAGGTGGTCCGCGACACGGCGGACAACGTCATCATCGTCTGCTCCATCGAGAACCTGGACCCCATGGGCGTGCACACCGGTGACTCCATCACCGTGGCGCCCGCGCAGACGCTGACGGACCGTGAGTACCAGCGGATGCGGCAGGCCTCGCTGGCCATCATCCGGGAGATTGGCGTCGACACGGGCGGCTCCAACATCCAGTTCGGCATCCATCCGAAGGACGGCCGTATGGTCGTCATCGAGATGAACCCGCGCGTGTCGCGCTCCAGCGCGCTGGCGTCGAAGGCGACGGGCTACCCCATCGCGAAGATCGCCGCGAAGCTGGCGCTGGGCTACACGCTGGACGAGCTGCGCAACGACATCACCCGGGACACGCCGGCCTCCTTCGAGCCGACGCTGGACTACGTGGTGGTGAAGGTGCCGCGCTTCAACTTCGAGAAGTTCCCGCACGCGGACCGCACGCTGACCACGAGCATGCGCTCGGTGGGCGAGGTGATGGCCATTGGCCGCACCTTCCCCGAGGCGTACATGAAGGCGCTGCGCTCCATGGAGCTGGGCCGCGTGGGCCTGGAGTCCCCGGAGCTGCCCACGGAGAAGGAGGAGCGGGAGAAGGTGCTGCGCGAGGCGCTGCGCATCCCCCGCCCGGAGCGCCCCTGGTTCGTGGCGCAGGCCTTCCGCGAGGGCCTGACGGTGGAGGACGTGCACGCGCTGTCCGCCATCGACCCGTGGTTCCTGCGCTACATCCAGATGCTGGTGAACGAGGCGCAGTCGCTGCAGGAGTACGGCCGCCTGGACCAGCTCCCGGACGACGTGCTCCGGCAGGCCAAGGCGCACGGCTTCTCCGACAAGTACCTGGGCAAGCTCCTGGGCTACCCGGAGGAAGAGGTGCGGGCGCACCGGCACTCGCGCAACATCCGCCCCGTCTTCAAGCGGGTGGACACCTGCGCCGCGGAGTTCGAGGCGTACACGCCCTACCTGTACTCCACCTACGAGGAGGAGGACGAGGCGCCCCCCACGGACCGCCAGAAGGTCCTCATCCTGGGCAGCGGCCCCATCCGCATCGGCCAGGGCATCGAGTTCGACTACGCCTGCGTGCACGCGGCCTTCGCGCTGCGCGAGGCCGGGTACGAGACGGTGATGGTCAACTGCAACCCGGAGACGGTGTCCACCGACTACGACACGTCGGACCGCCTCTACTTCGAGCCGCTGACCATCGAGGACGTGCTGGAGGTGTCCCAGCGCGAGAAGCCGGTGGGCGCCATCGTCCAGTTCGGTGGCCAGACGCCGCTGCGCATCTCCGTGCCGCTGGAGAAGGCCGGCCTGCCCATCCTGGGCACGCCGCCGGACGCCATCGACCGCGCGGAGGACCGCGAGCGCTTCTCCAAGCTCATCGAGAAGCTGGGCCTGAAGCAGCCGGAGAACGGCGTCGCGCGCAGCCACGCGGAGGCCTTCAAGGTGGCCGAGCGCATCGGCTACCCCGTGATGGTGCGCCCCTCGTACGTGCTGGGCGGCCGGGCCATGGAGACCGTCTACGACGTGTCCAGCCTGGAGCGGTACATGCGCGAGGCGGTGAGCGCGTCTCCTGAGCACCCGGTGCTCATCGACCGCTTCCTGAAGGAGGCCATCGAGGTGGACCTCGACCTGGTGGCGGACCGCACGGGCGCGGTGATGATTGGCGGCGTGCTGGAGCACATCCAGGAGGCGGGCGTTCACTCCGGTGACGCCGCGGCCACGCTGCCGCCACACTCGCTGTCGCCAGACCTGGTGGAGCGGATGAAGGACCAGGCCATCGCCCTGGCGCGCGAGCTGGGCGTGGTGGGCCTGATGAACGTGCAGTTCGCCATCCAGGGGAAGACCATCTACATCCTGGAAGTGAACCCGCGCGCGAGCCGCACGGTGCCGTTCATCTCCAAGGCGACCGGCGTGGCGATGGCGAAGATCGCCGCCCTCTGCATGGTGGGCAAGACGCTCAAGGAGCTGGGCGCCACGCAGGAGCCCGAGTTCAAGCACGTGGCGGTGAAGGAGAGCGTGTTCCCCTTCGCGCGCTTCGCGGGCGTGGACGTCATCCTCGGGCCGGAGATGAAGTCCACCGGCGAGGTGATGGGCCTGGCGAACGACTACGCGTCCGCCTTCGCCAAGAGCCAGCTCGCCGCGGGCGTGAAGCTGCCCAAGAGCGGCAAGGTGTTCATCTCCGTCAAGGACGACGACAAGCCGGCGGTGGTGGACCTGGCGCGGCGCCTGCGGAACATGGGCTTCACGCTCATCGTCACCGCCGGGACGCACACGTACCTGGCGACGAAGGGCATCGAGGCGCAGGTGGTGCAGAAGGTGAAGGAGGGCCGCCCGAACATCGTCGACAAGATTGTCGACGGTGAAATCGTGCTGGTCATCAACACCACCTTCGGCAAGCAGGAGATCGCCGACAGCTTCTCCATCCGCCGCGAGTCGCTGATGCACTCGGTGCCGTACTACACGACGGTGCAGGCGGCGCGCATGGCGGTGGGCGCGCTGGAGTCGCTCAAGCGCGCGGACCTGGAAGTGAAGCCGCTCCAGGAGTACCTGGGCATCAACGCGGCGCCCGCGGGCATGCCCCGGCGCTGA
- a CDS encoding fatty acid desaturase family protein, which translates to MPSQSAPDFDISSVDVEGFHRELKALREELDASLGEADAAHLRKIEGWGRAATLLGAATCWIAPNPLSAAALSVGRSARWLLMHHVGHRGYDRVPGLPASRTGKGFAKGSRRYLDWLDWMLPEAWVFEHNVLHHSHTGEDADPDLLERNAEGTLRNPERSLSLRYVQLALLAMTWRASYYAPETLSSLRRKGRRKGGELTREELKELLLKCYLPYSAVQFGLFPALYLVLGPWASFSAFCNSVMADVFTSLHTFLVVGPNHTGEDLYRFDSKPESRGERFVQQVIGSANYRTGGDLNDFAHLWLNYQIEHHIWPDLPMLKYREVQPKVKALCEKYGIPYVQESVWTRAKKMVDVVVGKTSMKKLAPRRQATEAISAPAPAA; encoded by the coding sequence ATGCCGTCCCAGTCCGCCCCCGACTTCGACATTTCATCCGTGGATGTGGAGGGCTTTCACCGTGAGCTGAAGGCGCTGCGTGAGGAGCTGGACGCCTCGCTGGGCGAAGCGGACGCGGCGCACCTGCGGAAGATCGAAGGCTGGGGTCGCGCCGCGACGCTCCTGGGTGCGGCGACGTGCTGGATCGCTCCGAATCCGCTCAGCGCCGCCGCGCTCAGCGTGGGCCGGTCCGCGCGCTGGTTGCTGATGCACCACGTGGGGCACCGGGGTTATGACCGCGTGCCGGGCCTGCCTGCCTCCCGGACGGGCAAGGGCTTCGCCAAGGGCTCGCGCCGTTACCTCGACTGGCTCGACTGGATGCTGCCGGAAGCCTGGGTGTTCGAGCACAACGTGCTCCACCACTCGCACACGGGCGAGGACGCGGACCCCGACCTCCTGGAGCGCAACGCGGAGGGGACGCTGCGCAACCCGGAGCGCTCCCTGTCGCTGCGGTACGTCCAGCTCGCGCTGCTCGCGATGACGTGGCGGGCCAGCTACTACGCGCCGGAGACGCTCAGCTCGCTGCGCCGCAAGGGCCGGCGCAAGGGTGGGGAGCTGACGCGCGAGGAGCTGAAGGAGCTGCTGCTGAAGTGCTACCTGCCGTACTCGGCGGTGCAGTTCGGGCTCTTCCCGGCGCTGTACCTGGTGCTGGGGCCGTGGGCCTCGTTCAGCGCGTTCTGCAACTCGGTGATGGCGGACGTCTTCACCAGCCTGCACACGTTCCTGGTGGTGGGGCCCAACCACACCGGCGAGGACCTGTACCGGTTCGACTCCAAGCCGGAGAGCCGCGGTGAGCGCTTCGTGCAGCAGGTGATTGGCAGTGCGAACTACCGGACGGGCGGCGACCTGAACGACTTCGCGCACCTGTGGCTGAACTACCAGATTGAGCATCACATCTGGCCGGACCTGCCGATGCTGAAGTACCGCGAGGTGCAGCCGAAGGTGAAGGCGCTCTGCGAGAAGTACGGCATCCCGTACGTGCAGGAGAGCGTCTGGACGCGCGCGAAGAAGATGGTGGACGTCGTGGTGGGCAAGACGTCCATGAAGAAGCTCGCCCCGAGGCGGCAGGCAACGGAGGCCATTTCGGCCCCCGCGCCCGCGGCCTGA
- a CDS encoding NADH:flavin oxidoreductase, which produces MTDLFAPLELRKGVIAPNRIWLAPLTNTQSHPDGSLSDAELRFLAMRADGGFGLVETCAVYVAQDGKAWPGELGVHDDAMLPGMKRLAARIHEGGALIAAQLFHGGLRANPDVSQREVWSASAYDAEGIHCREATEADIEATLQAFADAARRCVEAGFDAVELHGAHGYLLSQFLSNVFNRRTDRWGGSLENRWRLLQETVRAVKRAAPSLVLSVRLSPEDARQTRGIDLDESLEVARMLKAEGVDILHLSLWKAALNTQKRPDQHATPLFRQAVGPDMRIVVAGEVRTREEAEAQLARGADAVAVGRAAIANHDWPRRVQRGEALQVPPLSPTTLHAEGLSDVFVKYMRNWRDFVADTQE; this is translated from the coding sequence ATGACAGACCTGTTCGCCCCCCTCGAGCTCCGCAAGGGCGTCATCGCCCCCAACCGCATCTGGCTGGCGCCCCTGACGAACACCCAGAGCCACCCGGATGGTTCGCTCTCCGACGCGGAGCTTCGCTTCCTCGCGATGCGCGCCGACGGAGGGTTCGGCCTGGTGGAGACGTGCGCCGTCTACGTCGCCCAGGACGGCAAGGCGTGGCCCGGTGAGCTGGGCGTCCATGACGACGCGATGCTGCCCGGCATGAAGCGGTTGGCCGCCCGCATCCACGAAGGGGGCGCGCTGATCGCCGCCCAGCTCTTCCACGGCGGGCTGCGCGCCAATCCGGACGTCAGCCAACGCGAGGTCTGGAGCGCGAGCGCCTACGACGCCGAGGGCATCCACTGCCGCGAAGCCACCGAGGCCGACATCGAAGCCACCCTCCAAGCCTTCGCCGACGCGGCCCGCCGCTGCGTGGAGGCGGGCTTCGACGCCGTGGAGCTCCACGGCGCGCACGGCTACCTGCTGTCGCAGTTCCTGAGCAACGTCTTCAACCGGCGCACGGACCGCTGGGGTGGCTCACTGGAGAACCGCTGGCGGCTGCTCCAGGAGACGGTCCGCGCGGTGAAGCGGGCCGCGCCGTCCCTGGTGCTCTCCGTGCGCCTGTCGCCGGAAGACGCGCGGCAGACCCGGGGCATCGACCTGGATGAATCGCTGGAGGTCGCGCGCATGCTGAAGGCCGAGGGCGTGGACATCCTCCATCTGTCCCTGTGGAAGGCGGCCCTCAACACGCAGAAGCGGCCGGACCAGCACGCGACGCCGCTGTTCCGGCAGGCCGTGGGGCCGGACATGCGCATCGTCGTCGCGGGTGAGGTGCGCACGCGCGAAGAAGCCGAGGCCCAGCTCGCGCGCGGCGCGGATGCCGTCGCCGTGGGCCGCGCCGCCATCGCGAACCACGACTGGCCCCGGCGCGTCCAACGGGGCGAGGCGCTCCAGGTGCCGCCGCTGTCCCCCACCACGCTTCACGCGGAGGGCCTGTCCGACGTCTTCGTGAAGTACATGCGCAACTGGCGCGACTTCGTGGCCGACACACAGGAATGA